GGACGCCTATCCCGCCACGGCCCACGGCACAGTGTTCCCGTTCCGAAGGATCTTCGCAGTCGCGCGGAAACGGCGCTGAGCATGGCGCTACGGCGGGAGGAGCTCCGGTGCTCCGGTGCATGATGATGCGGCTGCTCGCCGCGCATAAGCCTGCCGTTGTGGCCATCGTGGTGCTCCAATTCATCCAGACCACGGCCAACCTCTTCCTGCCCACGCTCAATGCCGCTGTCATCGACGACGGCATCGTCAAGGGAAACACAGACCTCATTCTTCGGCTGGGCGGCTGGATGGCCGCAATTGCCGCAGTCCAGGTTGCGGCCGCCCTGGCTGCAGGGTATTTCAGCGCCACCGTGGCCATGAAGCTTGGCCGGCAGCTGCGCCAGGAGCTCTTCGCCAAAGTCCAGTCGCTGTCCTCCCAGGAAGTTGGGACGTTCGGCATACCCAGCCTGGTCACACGGGCCACCAACGATGTCCAACAGATCCAGGCGCTGGCCGTGCTGGTCTTCACCATGCTCGTGGCGGCCCCGGCCATGGGCATCGGCGGCATAGTCCTGGCCCTGAACCAGGACGTGGTCCTCTCCGGCATCGTGGTGGCCATCATTCCCCTACTGGTGCTCATCATGTACGTGATCGTCCGACGCCTGGTGCCCTTGTACCGGCAGGGCCAGGTGCTGATCGACCGGATCAGCCGCGTGCTGCGCGAGCAGATCATCGGAGCCAACGTGATCCGCGCGTTCGTCCGCCAGGCACACGAGGCGCGCCGCTTCGCCGTCGTCAACCGTGAACTGACCCGCAACAACCTGCAGTCGGCCCTGCTGGTGGCGGGGATGCTGCCGCTGATCATGATCGTGGTCAACCTGTCATCGGTGGCGGTGGTGTGGTTCGGCGGCCACAGGATCCAGGCCGGGGACATGCAGTTGGGCTCGCTGACGGCCTTCATCGCCTACATTCTGCAGATCCTCATCGCCATCATGATGGCGATGTACGTGCTGATGACCGCCCCCCGTGCCGCGGTCTGCGCCGAACGGATCCAGGCCGTACTGGACACCCGCCCGGCCATCGCGGACCCCCTGATCTCACGGGCCGGGCTGCCTCCGGGGCGGCGCACGCCCGGCGGCACGGTGGAATTCCGCGACGTCACGTTTGCCTACCCCGGAGCGGAAGCGCCCGTGCTGGACGGCATCAGTTTCACCGCTTCGCCGGGCACCACTACCGCCATCATCGGGTCCACGGGCAGCGGCAAGTCGACGCTACTCAACCTGCTGCCCCGGTTCCTCGACGCTACGTCCGGGGAGGTCCTGATCGGCGGCCACAACGTGCGCTCCCTCCCGCTTCATTTCCTGCGGGACAGCCTGTCGCTGGTGCCGCAGCGCGCCTACC
Above is a window of Arthrobacter sp. FB24 DNA encoding:
- a CDS encoding ABC transporter ATP-binding protein, whose amino-acid sequence is MMMRLLAAHKPAVVAIVVLQFIQTTANLFLPTLNAAVIDDGIVKGNTDLILRLGGWMAAIAAVQVAAALAAGYFSATVAMKLGRQLRQELFAKVQSLSSQEVGTFGIPSLVTRATNDVQQIQALAVLVFTMLVAAPAMGIGGIVLALNQDVVLSGIVVAIIPLLVLIMYVIVRRLVPLYRQGQVLIDRISRVLREQIIGANVIRAFVRQAHEARRFAVVNRELTRNNLQSALLVAGMLPLIMIVVNLSSVAVVWFGGHRIQAGDMQLGSLTAFIAYILQILIAIMMAMYVLMTAPRAAVCAERIQAVLDTRPAIADPLISRAGLPPGRRTPGGTVEFRDVTFAYPGAEAPVLDGISFTASPGTTTAIIGSTGSGKSTLLNLLPRFLDATSGEVLIGGHNVRSLPLHFLRDSLSLVPQRAYLFSGTVAENLRMAAPDASDEEILRALRAAQAEDFVRELPHGLHSAVSQGGTNFSGGQRQRLCIARALLRDAPVYLFDDSFSALDYATDARLRQALAPLTRRSTVIIVAERIATILDAGLILVLDQGRLVAQGTHTELMRTSTVYQEIAASQLALGGRL